Within Romboutsia sp. CE17, the genomic segment CTTTCTATTATTTACATTTAAAAACAATATAGTATAAGTAGATTGATAATATTATTTTATAAGACTTTTAAGGAATATAATAATATTACATTGAATTTTATTTATATTTAGATTTTATAAACATAATAGTAACATCATCATAAGTTTTATATTTACTTATATCTTGTAAATGCGCCTTATAATTTTTGTTTAACAAGAATTTTGAAAAAATACTTTTTTCATATTTATCTATAGTACTATTTAGATCTATTATCATTTCTTTAAACGAATCAAAACCATCACTATATCCATCACTAAATATTATTGTATAATCATTTTTATACTCTTCACTTACAATTTCTAAATAATATTCCATATTTTTATAAGCATCTTCTGATCCTAAAGATTTTACTAAAAATCCATTATTATTACCTAAAACCTTCATATATTCTTCATTTCTTCTTATTAGGATAGTACTATCTCCTATATTGAAATATAAACGTAATTTTTCATTTATTAATAATAAAACTAATGTTGTTGAATATTTAGAGTACTGAGTTCTAAATACTACTGGAGAATTTTTCTTATAGTGCTCATTAACTAACTCTAACCATTTATCATATATATTTTTTTGTATAGTACTTGAATCTAAATCCTCTTTTATATTATTTAAATCATAACCATGTTCTTTTATATAACTTTCTAAAACATTAATACCAGCTTTGCAGGCTAACTTTGCACCTATATGGCTATATTCAAAAAAATCTGTACTATGTCCATCGGCTAAGGCGCATATAATT encodes:
- a CDS encoding protein phosphatase 2C domain-containing protein — protein: MEFEVFSESIIGYKNLAKNKISQDYCEYKKMKNGIICALADGHSTDFFEYSHIGAKLACKAGINVLESYIKEHGYDLNNIKEDLDSSTIQKNIYDKWLELVNEHYKKNSPVVFRTQYSKYSTTLVLLLINEKLRLYFNIGDSTILIRRNEEYMKVLGNNNGFLVKSLGSEDAYKNMEYYLEIVSEEYKNDYTIIFSDGYSDGFDSFKEMIIDLNSTIDKYEKSIFSKFLLNKNYKAHLQDISKYKTYDDVTIMFIKSKYK